Proteins encoded by one window of Lutibacter sp. A64:
- a CDS encoding arylsulfatase — protein MNKRILIAIITSLYFTLPSISQNKNRILNKRKIQPNVIIVITDDQGYGDIAAHGNKLIKTPAMDKLHDESIRLTDFHVGPTCAPSRSGLLTGRYANRVGVWHTIGGVSILREKEVTIAQVFKDNGYETGMFGKWHLGDTYPSRPQDKGFKYTVNHGGGGVGQTPDYWGNDYFDDTYFKNGVPTKYNGYCTDVWFDEAISYIETTKDKPFFCYISTNAPHGPFNVPESYYNLYKDLDIPEFQKIFYGMITNIDDNLTKLQKKLKALNILDNTIVIFMTDNGTASGYRSVNGKLYGFNAGMKGTKNSEYDGGHRVPFFIRYPNGKIEGGLDIDALTANIDILPTLASLCQLDLPDLKLDGTDISPLFFNKNATLNRDYVITDSQRLQEPIKWRKSAVMSNKMRLINGKELYDISTDPAQTKNLANEQPEVVNKMRGYYNEWWDSVSEEFNQYPVIIVGSDKQNPITITCHDEHISDSKIPWNQNFIRSGKHNPYGGTFIVAFEQSGAYKIEISRWPFESDLAINSGIDGREKTISTGAISKGIAKNFTKGTLKIGAWKETKEVLPNDKSVTFKGNFTKGKTTMSAWFTNREEIDWGAYYIKITREI, from the coding sequence ATGAATAAAAGAATTTTAATAGCAATAATTACCTCTTTATACTTTACACTGCCATCTATTTCTCAGAATAAAAACAGGATTCTTAACAAAAGAAAAATACAGCCTAATGTTATAATTGTAATTACAGACGATCAAGGTTATGGTGATATTGCCGCTCATGGCAACAAGCTTATTAAGACACCTGCTATGGATAAATTACATGATGAATCTATACGATTAACCGATTTTCATGTAGGTCCAACGTGTGCACCATCTCGATCAGGACTTTTAACTGGTAGATACGCAAACCGCGTAGGTGTATGGCATACTATTGGAGGCGTTTCTATACTTCGAGAAAAAGAAGTTACCATAGCTCAGGTTTTTAAAGATAATGGATATGAAACTGGAATGTTTGGTAAATGGCACTTGGGCGACACCTACCCTTCTCGACCACAAGATAAAGGTTTTAAATATACTGTAAACCATGGTGGTGGTGGTGTGGGACAAACTCCTGATTATTGGGGAAATGATTATTTTGACGACACATATTTTAAAAATGGAGTTCCTACTAAATACAATGGTTATTGTACAGATGTTTGGTTTGATGAAGCTATAAGTTATATTGAAACAACTAAAGACAAACCTTTCTTTTGCTACATCTCAACCAATGCTCCTCATGGCCCATTTAATGTTCCAGAGTCATATTACAACTTATATAAAGATTTAGATATTCCAGAATTTCAAAAGATTTTTTACGGAATGATTACCAATATAGATGATAATTTAACCAAGTTACAAAAGAAATTAAAAGCATTAAATATTCTAGACAATACCATCGTTATATTTATGACAGATAATGGCACAGCCTCTGGTTACAGATCTGTTAATGGCAAACTATATGGCTTTAATGCTGGAATGAAAGGAACAAAAAACAGTGAATATGATGGCGGTCACAGAGTCCCATTTTTTATTCGCTATCCAAATGGAAAAATTGAAGGAGGATTAGATATTGATGCACTTACTGCTAATATAGATATTTTACCTACGCTAGCTTCTTTATGTCAACTAGATTTACCAGATTTAAAACTTGATGGAACGGATATATCTCCTTTATTTTTTAATAAAAACGCAACACTTAACAGAGATTATGTAATAACAGACTCTCAACGCCTTCAAGAACCTATAAAATGGAGAAAAAGCGCTGTAATGTCTAACAAAATGCGCTTAATTAACGGTAAAGAACTATATGATATCTCCACAGATCCAGCACAAACCAAAAATCTTGCAAACGAACAACCGGAGGTTGTAAATAAAATGAGAGGTTACTACAATGAATGGTGGGACTCCGTATCTGAAGAATTCAACCAATACCCTGTTATTATTGTGGGCTCGGATAAACAAAACCCCATTACAATAACATGCCACGACGAACATATTAGTGATTCAAAAATACCTTGGAACCAAAACTTTATTAGATCTGGAAAACACAACCCATATGGAGGAACGTTTATTGTAGCTTTTGAACAAAGCGGTGCGTATAAAATTGAAATTAGTAGATGGCCTTTTGAATCTGATTTAGCTATTAACTCTGGTATAGACGGACGAGAAAAAACTATTTCAACTGGAGCTATAAGTAAAGGTATTGCTAAAAACTTTACAAAAGGTACGCTTAAAATTGGAGCTTGGAAAGAAACTAAAGAAGTATTACCAAATGATAAATCCGTTACTTTCAAAGGAAATTTTACAAAAGGAAAAACAACTATGAGTGCTTGGTTTACCAATCGAGAAGAAATAGACTGGGGTGCTTATTATATAAAAATTACTAGAGAAATTTAA
- a CDS encoding beta-N-acetylhexosaminidase, producing the protein MKHLLLITLCLIINSCSNKYETVVNSEEDYLIIPKPTSLEISTGKFLIDSNTKIIGEEILENEGNYLSNLLSEVAGVTVPFTNETKTKGNILLKLDSNITNSEGYELSINYNQITIAGKTTKGVFYGIQTLNQLIPLTKEANSEVLIPAATITDSPRYAYRGMHLDVARHFFPVQFVKKYIDILAMHKMNTFHWHLTEDQGWRIEIKKYPKLTEVGSIRKETIVGHGNTWKKSDVKYDGTPYGGFYTQEDVKEIVAYAAERYVTVIPEIELPGHALAAIAAYPELGNTGEQYEVGTRWGVFPEIYAPSEETFKFLENVLSEVVELFPSKLIHIGGDEAPKTQWENSKLAQEVIKREGLKNEHELQSYFIKRIEKFLNSKGRNIIGWDEILEGGLAPNATVMSWRGEKGGIEAAKMHHNVIMTPTKYCYFDFYQTKNRENEPLAIGGKTTVEDVYSYEPTPKELTEEESKYVLGAQGNVWSEYIKTPEHVEYMILPRLTALSEVVWSSKDSRNWGDFQKRLKKIVLKYDEMDLNYATHSLSIDE; encoded by the coding sequence ATGAAACATTTACTTTTAATAACACTGTGCCTAATAATTAATTCCTGTTCAAATAAATATGAAACTGTAGTTAATTCTGAAGAAGATTATTTAATAATACCTAAACCTACATCATTAGAAATTTCTACAGGTAAATTTTTGATAGATTCAAATACAAAAATTATTGGAGAGGAGATATTAGAAAATGAAGGAAATTACCTTTCAAACTTGTTAAGTGAAGTGGCAGGTGTAACTGTTCCTTTTACCAATGAAACAAAAACAAAAGGAAATATTTTATTAAAGCTAGATTCAAATATAACAAATAGTGAAGGGTATGAATTGTCAATTAATTACAATCAAATTACAATAGCAGGTAAAACTACTAAAGGCGTGTTTTATGGTATACAAACTTTAAATCAGCTTATTCCGTTAACTAAAGAAGCTAATAGTGAAGTTTTAATTCCTGCGGCAACTATTACAGATAGTCCAAGATATGCGTATAGAGGAATGCATTTAGATGTAGCGCGTCATTTTTTTCCTGTACAGTTTGTAAAAAAATATATAGACATACTAGCAATGCATAAAATGAATACGTTTCATTGGCATTTAACCGAAGATCAAGGTTGGCGAATTGAAATTAAAAAATATCCAAAGTTAACAGAGGTTGGGAGTATTAGAAAAGAAACAATTGTAGGACATGGTAACACTTGGAAAAAATCAGATGTAAAATATGATGGAACACCTTATGGAGGTTTTTATACACAAGAAGATGTAAAAGAAATTGTTGCATATGCCGCAGAAAGGTATGTAACTGTTATTCCTGAAATTGAACTTCCAGGGCATGCATTGGCTGCAATTGCAGCTTACCCAGAACTGGGAAATACAGGAGAACAATACGAAGTTGGTACTAGGTGGGGTGTTTTTCCAGAAATTTATGCGCCAAGTGAAGAAACTTTTAAATTTTTAGAAAATGTTTTATCAGAAGTTGTTGAATTATTTCCTAGTAAACTAATTCATATTGGTGGAGATGAAGCGCCAAAAACACAATGGGAAAATAGTAAATTAGCTCAAGAGGTAATTAAAAGAGAGGGTTTGAAAAATGAACATGAGTTACAAAGCTATTTTATTAAAAGAATTGAAAAATTTTTAAACTCAAAAGGTCGAAATATTATTGGATGGGATGAAATTTTAGAAGGTGGTTTAGCACCAAATGCAACAGTAATGTCCTGGAGAGGTGAAAAAGGAGGTATAGAAGCAGCAAAAATGCACCATAATGTAATAATGACGCCAACTAAATACTGTTATTTCGATTTTTATCAAACTAAAAATAGAGAAAATGAACCGCTTGCTATTGGTGGTAAAACAACTGTAGAAGATGTCTATAGTTATGAACCTACTCCTAAAGAGTTAACCGAAGAAGAAAGTAAGTATGTTTTGGGGGCTCAAGGAAATGTTTGGTCAGAATATATAAAAACTCCAGAACATGTAGAATATATGATTTTACCTAGATTAACAGCTTTGTCTGAAGTTGTTTGGTCTTCTAAAGATTCTAGAAATTGGGGTGATTTTCAAAAACGCCTAAAAAAAATAGTATTGAAATATGATGAAATGGATTTAAATTATGCAACACATAGTTTAAGTATAGATGAATAA
- a CDS encoding transposase, producing MSKTKRYDKEFKIMLVELMLSGQSAEDLGKEYGVHSASIRSWKRSYLSNRESFTGSGNPSLTPEEKRLEN from the coding sequence ATGAGTAAAACAAAAAGGTACGACAAGGAATTTAAGATTATGTTAGTAGAATTAATGCTCTCAGGTCAGAGTGCAGAAGATTTGGGGAAAGAATATGGTGTCCATTCTGCAAGTATACGCAGTTGGAAAAGATCCTATTTATCAAACCGAGAATCTTTTACAGGTTCAGGAAATCCGAGCTTAACACCAGAAGAAAAGAGATTAGAGAATTGA
- a CDS encoding sulfatase family protein, giving the protein MRFLKYKNRVMVKNRLVVLFFLMSVFLIYSCKKSEKVSESSRPNIVFIMSDDHAYQAISAYGEGLNNTPNIDRIATEGAIFNRGFVTNSICAPSRAVMLTGKHSFVNGKVDNVSPFNWDQDNFAKSLQKAGYQTAMIGKIHLDGLPQGFDYSNVLPGQGKYYAPEFIENGVKKTYPGYVTKVTTDIALDWLENKRDKEKPFLMLYHQKAPHRTWMPEEKYLTLMDDKTFDPPTNFFDDYEGRPAAAAHEMGIYKDMDLVYDLKMLDKEGEIKTKYREAFQRNYDRMDAEQKAAWDAYYDPIIDEFKANKLEGKELALWKYNRYMHDYLRTIQSVDDGVGEVLDYLKANGLEENTIVVYTSDQGFYLGEHGWFDKRFMYEESFRTPILVKYPKEIKPGTVINELVQNLDFAPTFLDYAGVDISKEIQGESFRKLVNGEVSEWRDAIYYTYYEFPGEHHVKRHYGVRTDRYKLIHFYYDIDQWELYDLEKDPSEMKNVYNDPAYASVKEDMHKQLEKMRTQYGDSDELNQNNLDHYLKAKNIKH; this is encoded by the coding sequence ATGAGATTCTTAAAATATAAAAATAGAGTTATGGTTAAAAACAGGTTAGTTGTATTGTTTTTTTTAATGAGTGTTTTTCTTATTTATAGTTGTAAAAAAAGTGAAAAGGTTAGTGAATCAAGTAGACCAAATATTGTATTTATTATGAGTGATGACCATGCTTATCAAGCAATTAGTGCTTATGGTGAAGGGTTGAATAATACACCTAATATTGACAGAATTGCAACGGAAGGAGCAATTTTTAATAGAGGTTTTGTAACAAACTCTATTTGTGCGCCTAGTAGAGCTGTAATGCTTACTGGAAAACACAGTTTTGTAAATGGCAAGGTAGACAATGTAAGTCCTTTTAACTGGGACCAAGATAATTTTGCTAAATCATTACAAAAGGCGGGTTACCAAACAGCTATGATTGGTAAAATACATTTAGATGGATTGCCTCAAGGTTTCGATTATTCTAATGTGCTTCCTGGACAAGGGAAGTACTATGCTCCAGAATTTATTGAAAATGGCGTAAAAAAAACATATCCAGGTTATGTTACTAAAGTAACAACAGACATTGCTTTAGATTGGTTAGAAAATAAAAGAGATAAAGAAAAACCTTTTTTAATGTTATATCATCAAAAAGCGCCTCATAGAACATGGATGCCAGAAGAAAAGTATTTAACGTTAATGGATGATAAAACTTTTGATCCACCAACCAATTTTTTTGATGATTACGAAGGAAGACCAGCGGCGGCAGCACACGAAATGGGTATATATAAAGATATGGATTTAGTATATGACCTAAAAATGTTAGATAAAGAAGGCGAAATTAAAACAAAGTATAGAGAAGCTTTTCAGAGAAATTATGATAGGATGGATGCCGAGCAAAAAGCTGCTTGGGATGCTTATTACGATCCTATTATTGATGAGTTTAAAGCAAATAAATTAGAAGGTAAAGAATTGGCTCTTTGGAAATACAATAGATATATGCATGATTATTTAAGAACAATACAGTCTGTAGATGATGGTGTTGGTGAAGTTTTAGATTATTTAAAAGCTAATGGACTTGAGGAAAATACAATTGTTGTATATACATCAGATCAAGGGTTTTATTTAGGAGAACACGGTTGGTTTGATAAACGTTTTATGTATGAAGAATCTTTTAGAACCCCAATTTTGGTTAAATATCCAAAAGAAATTAAACCAGGAACAGTGATAAATGAACTAGTACAGAATTTAGATTTTGCACCAACCTTTTTAGATTATGCCGGTGTAGATATTTCAAAAGAAATTCAAGGTGAATCATTTAGAAAATTAGTAAATGGAGAAGTGAGCGAGTGGAGAGATGCTATTTATTATACTTATTATGAGTTTCCTGGAGAACATCATGTTAAACGTCATTATGGAGTAAGAACTGACCGTTATAAATTAATTCATTTTTATTATGATATTGATCAATGGGAATTATACGATTTAGAAAAAGATCCATCAGAAATGAAAAACGTATATAACGATCCAGCGTATGCAAGTGTAAAAGAAGATATGCACAAGCAACTAGAAAAAATGAGAACTCAATATGGAGATAGTGATGAGCTTAATCAAAATAATTTAGACCATTATCTAAAAGCAAAAAATATAAAACACTAA
- a CDS encoding family 20 glycosylhydrolase: MINNKRSIKKRILESLLFSLILFVSCTKNELKVGETSVIPLPVELTTSSEGYFVISEKTTVSVTNKEQLNIVTNFFKKFEKVAGFTPEIGIEKAKANIVFSVDATLEDEAYELVVEENTIAVKSGSGAGFFYAMQSLGQLLPVSFYSEKVQPNTDWGIPIVTIKDKPAFKWRGYMLDVSRHFFDKEQIKDVIDFMAEVKLNRFHWHLSDDNGWRIEIKQYPKLTEVGAWRVDYNAKDENTSNWWGRPRQKEGEKATYGGFYTQEDIKEIVAYAKEKYIEIIPEIDMPGHSLAAVASYPEISCSEGPFYVGTGGVVRNNTYCPGKESTFEFIENVLGEVMDLFPFEYMHIGGDECNKEAWAVDLDCQKRMKEENLSDLHELQSYFIKRVEKIVNAHNKNMIGWDEILEGGLAPNATVMSWRGEKGGIAAARHGNDVIMTPSKYCYLDLKQGDDDLEPNLGYAYSFLKDTYNYKIISDSLTTEQGKHVLGIQGNLWTESITNWSQLTYMTFPRLYAVAENGWTAQEAKDWNGFTERLLTQMKRLEEKGERFATSAYNVRINHQGHKAGFIDISLKTEVDGLDIYYTLDGSEPSLNSIKYEKPFVIKNTTTIKATSFKKDEQIGNISEKKFPIHKAIGAEVVFHSPLIKEKKATYGLVDLNYAKLNRGDRKWNEFLSDLDVDLVFKEPKEISSVEITSLRFTNSSVYVPEYIEVYGSVDGVSFTKLAEVKQLEKSHIQGRNKVKTIINFDKTVLKSIKIKAKSVNPIPTGHRREGGSSRILIDELVVF, encoded by the coding sequence ATGATTAATAATAAAAGAAGTATAAAAAAAAGAATTTTAGAGAGCTTATTGTTTTCGTTAATACTATTTGTTTCGTGTACAAAAAATGAACTTAAAGTAGGAGAAACGTCAGTAATACCTTTACCAGTAGAGTTAACTACTAGTAGTGAAGGTTATTTTGTAATATCAGAAAAAACCACAGTTTCTGTAACTAATAAAGAACAATTAAATATAGTTACTAATTTTTTTAAGAAATTTGAGAAGGTGGCTGGATTTACCCCAGAAATTGGTATAGAAAAAGCTAAAGCAAATATTGTTTTTAGTGTAGATGCAACTTTAGAGGATGAAGCATACGAACTTGTTGTTGAGGAAAATACTATTGCTGTAAAATCGGGTTCTGGAGCTGGTTTTTTCTATGCTATGCAAAGTCTAGGTCAGTTATTACCTGTATCTTTTTATTCAGAAAAAGTACAACCAAATACAGATTGGGGAATTCCTATTGTTACAATTAAAGATAAACCTGCTTTTAAGTGGAGAGGTTATATGTTAGATGTTTCTAGGCATTTTTTTGATAAAGAGCAGATTAAAGATGTAATAGATTTTATGGCAGAAGTAAAATTAAATCGTTTTCATTGGCATTTGTCAGATGATAATGGGTGGCGTATAGAAATTAAACAATACCCAAAATTAACAGAAGTTGGAGCATGGCGTGTAGATTATAATGCTAAAGATGAAAATACTTCAAATTGGTGGGGAAGACCAAGGCAAAAAGAAGGAGAAAAGGCAACCTATGGAGGCTTTTATACGCAAGAGGATATTAAAGAAATTGTAGCTTATGCTAAAGAAAAATATATAGAAATTATTCCAGAAATAGATATGCCAGGACATTCATTGGCAGCTGTTGCTTCATATCCAGAAATTTCATGTTCTGAGGGACCTTTTTATGTGGGAACAGGTGGAGTAGTTAGAAATAACACATACTGCCCGGGTAAAGAAAGTACTTTTGAATTTATTGAAAATGTATTAGGAGAGGTAATGGATTTGTTTCCTTTTGAGTATATGCATATTGGAGGTGACGAATGTAATAAAGAGGCTTGGGCGGTTGATCTAGATTGTCAGAAACGCATGAAAGAAGAAAACCTTAGTGATTTACACGAATTACAAAGTTATTTTATTAAAAGGGTTGAGAAAATAGTGAATGCCCATAATAAAAATATGATTGGCTGGGATGAAATATTAGAAGGTGGCTTGGCGCCAAATGCAACCGTAATGTCTTGGCGTGGTGAAAAAGGGGGGATTGCAGCTGCAAGACATGGAAATGATGTTATTATGACGCCTTCCAAATATTGTTATTTAGATTTAAAACAAGGAGACGATGATTTAGAGCCGAATTTAGGATATGCTTACTCTTTTTTGAAAGATACTTATAACTACAAAATAATTTCAGATAGTTTAACAACTGAACAAGGAAAACACGTTTTAGGAATACAAGGTAATTTGTGGACTGAGTCTATTACCAATTGGAGTCAGTTAACTTATATGACTTTTCCGCGTTTGTATGCAGTTGCAGAAAATGGGTGGACAGCTCAAGAAGCTAAAGATTGGAATGGTTTTACAGAGAGGTTATTAACTCAAATGAAACGATTAGAAGAAAAAGGTGAGCGTTTTGCAACCAGTGCATATAATGTTAGAATAAACCATCAAGGACATAAAGCGGGCTTTATTGATATTTCGCTTAAAACCGAAGTAGATGGACTTGATATTTATTACACATTAGATGGTAGTGAGCCTTCTTTGAATTCAATAAAATACGAAAAGCCATTTGTAATAAAAAACACAACAACCATTAAAGCAACCTCGTTTAAAAAAGATGAACAAATAGGTAATATTTCAGAAAAAAAATTCCCTATTCATAAAGCAATAGGTGCAGAGGTGGTTTTTCATTCTCCATTAATTAAAGAGAAAAAAGCAACGTATGGTTTGGTCGATTTAAACTATGCTAAATTAAATAGAGGAGATAGAAAGTGGAATGAATTTTTGAGCGATTTAGATGTAGATTTAGTGTTTAAAGAACCTAAAGAAATTTCATCTGTAGAAATAACAAGCCTTAGATTTACCAATTCAAGTGTTTATGTTCCAGAATATATAGAAGTTTATGGATCGGTAGATGGAGTTTCGTTTACCAAATTAGCAGAAGTTAAACAACTAGAAAAAAGTCATATTCAAGGTAGAAATAAAGTTAAAACAATAATTAATTTTGATAAAACAGTATTAAAATCAATAAAAATAAAAGCAAAAAGCGTGAATCCAATACCTACTGGACATCGTAGAGAAGGAGGATCTTCAAGAATTTTAATTGATGAACTAGTTGTTTTTTAA
- a CDS encoding IS3 family transposase — MNKNSTNYPVEKMCKLLKISRNSYYQWLRNSSIIRVSKTRVLKAKIHQIWKTNRKVYGSYKITKTLARAGYHYHPSYISRLMQQMGIRSQSKRKYVVTTNSNHNYNISPNILNRNFNIKELGKVWVSDITYIRCKHKWIYLTTMIDLADRKIVGWSLSNDMTVENTVYKAWARARKNRPISDDFIFHSDRGVQYAAGKMTAIFRHNKKINQSMSRKGNCWDNAVAESFFKTIKCELIYRRSFKTFIQAYSQIDSYIHWYNTKRIHQSLDYLTPLEMEIILKNIKTKRAA; from the coding sequence ATAAATAAAAACAGTACCAACTATCCTGTTGAGAAGATGTGTAAACTTTTAAAAATTAGTAGAAATTCTTATTATCAATGGCTAAGAAATAGTAGTATTATCAGAGTCTCTAAAACAAGAGTACTAAAAGCGAAAATTCATCAGATATGGAAAACAAATCGTAAAGTATATGGAAGTTATAAAATCACTAAAACCTTAGCTAGAGCGGGATATCATTATCATCCATCGTATATTTCAAGACTTATGCAGCAAATGGGAATTAGAAGCCAATCTAAAAGAAAATATGTAGTTACAACGAATTCTAATCATAATTATAACATCAGTCCTAATATATTGAATAGGAATTTCAACATAAAAGAACTTGGTAAGGTTTGGGTTTCTGACATTACCTACATTCGATGTAAACACAAATGGATTTATTTAACTACTATGATAGATTTAGCTGATAGAAAGATTGTTGGATGGTCTTTAAGCAATGATATGACTGTAGAAAATACAGTTTATAAAGCCTGGGCAAGAGCTAGAAAAAACAGACCCATTTCAGATGATTTTATTTTTCATTCTGATAGAGGGGTTCAATATGCGGCAGGTAAAATGACTGCTATTTTTAGGCATAATAAAAAGATAAATCAAAGTATGAGTAGAAAAGGTAATTGTTGGGATAATGCAGTAGCTGAATCATTTTTTAAAACAATTAAATGCGAATTAATTTACAGAAGATCATTCAAAACCTTTATCCAGGCATATAGTCAAATAGATAGTTATATTCATTGGTATAATACTAAAAGAATACATCAGTCTTTAGACTATTTAACTCCTCTAGAAATGGAAATAATATTAAAAAATATCAAAACTAAACGAGCCGCTTAA
- a CDS encoding helix-turn-helix domain-containing protein, with amino-acid sequence MQQRQITEAKRRLIRGENSTKELAFQFGFNSISSFSRFFKKAVGVSPSVFK; translated from the coding sequence ATTCAGCAACGGCAAATTACAGAGGCGAAACGAAGGTTGATTAGAGGTGAAAATTCTACTAAAGAACTAGCTTTTCAATTTGGATTTAATTCTATTAGTAGCTTTTCACGATTTTTTAAAAAAGCGGTAGGAGTAAGTCCTTCAGTTTTTAAGTAA
- a CDS encoding alpha-L-fucosidase: MKNINITFLLLLLFITAGFAQEKINYLEESKEDFSQRMQWFNNAKYGMFIHFGLYSQLGGIYKGNDEGRYAEWIQGNQNIPSEEYVKLIDTWNPKDFNANKIVKIAKKAGMKYLVVTTKHHEGFCLWDSKYTDFDIANTPMKGRDFVKELADACKKHNIVFGTYYSITDWHQGSQYVEEGKGWGMMKMHEGRKEEYVQYLKNQIKELIENYDSNIIWFDGDWVDWWTLEDGNDLYQYIRELKPSIIINNRVSKRKIFKKDFGTPEQFHLENKVDYYWEACYTMNDSWGFKIKDTDWKSPQEVYEKLKDINGKGGNFLLNIGPDGDGNVPKESVKILKKVGKMLAKEEKQK, translated from the coding sequence ATGAAAAATATTAATATAACTTTTTTACTACTTCTACTATTTATTACTGCTGGTTTTGCTCAAGAAAAAATTAATTATTTGGAGGAATCTAAAGAAGATTTTAGTCAAAGAATGCAATGGTTTAACAATGCTAAATACGGCATGTTTATTCATTTTGGCTTGTATAGCCAATTAGGAGGTATTTATAAAGGGAATGATGAAGGTCGTTATGCCGAATGGATACAAGGAAATCAAAATATACCTTCAGAAGAATATGTAAAATTAATCGATACTTGGAATCCAAAAGATTTTAATGCTAATAAAATCGTTAAAATAGCCAAAAAAGCAGGGATGAAATATTTAGTTGTGACCACAAAACACCATGAAGGTTTTTGTTTATGGGATTCTAAATATACCGATTTTGATATTGCAAATACACCAATGAAAGGTCGTGATTTTGTAAAAGAATTAGCAGACGCATGTAAAAAGCATAATATCGTGTTTGGAACCTATTACAGCATTACAGATTGGCATCAAGGTTCTCAATATGTTGAAGAAGGAAAAGGTTGGGGAATGATGAAAATGCACGAAGGTAGAAAAGAAGAATATGTGCAATATTTAAAAAATCAAATAAAAGAATTAATAGAAAATTACGATTCTAACATTATTTGGTTCGATGGTGATTGGGTAGATTGGTGGACTTTAGAAGATGGAAACGATCTGTACCAATATATTAGAGAGTTAAAGCCAAGTATTATTATTAATAATCGAGTTTCAAAAAGAAAAATATTTAAGAAAGATTTTGGAACTCCAGAACAGTTTCACTTAGAAAATAAAGTAGATTATTATTGGGAAGCATGTTATACTATGAACGATTCTTGGGGCTTTAAAATAAAAGATACAGATTGGAAAAGTCCTCAAGAAGTGTATGAGAAATTAAAAGATATCAACGGAAAAGGAGGAAATTTTTTATTAAATATTGGTCCTGATGGTGATGGAAATGTACCAAAAGAATCTGTTAAGATTTTAAAAAAAGTAGGTAAGATGTTAGCTAAAGAAGAAAAACAAAAATAG